The following DNA comes from Spirulina major PCC 6313.
TAAGCTAGGGTCTTAAGTCAGCATAAACCTGAGTGCCTTTCTGAATTTGAGAAGCCAGACTAAGATTAGTGCTGAAGGAGTTTTAGTGATGCGGGTGCGATGGAAACAGTGGCGACAACCAGACAAGTTCACCCAAAAATGGGGGCTTGGTGCGATCGCCACTCCGGTTTTCCTGACGCTGGTGGGATGGCTTTCTCTGCTCCCGGCTCTGGCGCTTCAACCGGATGACAGCAACCGCATCCAGAACGAGACGGGCAATTTGACTGAACCACATCGTGATTTTCCCATCGGCAGTTTTGAAGTCATCGCGGTGGTTATCGGCGTAGCCTTTCTGGTGAGATGTTTTCGCCGGACCGATCGTCATACAGGGACTGCCGACTTCCGAGGGGCTGATCTCAACGGGGCGAACTTTTGTGATGCGAACCTGAGTGGTGCTGACTTGAGTGGCGCTGATCTGAGTAGCGCGAACCTGAGTGGTGCTGACTTGAGTGGTGCTGACTTGAGTGGTGCAAATTTGATTCAGGCTAACCTTAGCGGTGCTAACCTCAATGGTGCATTGCTGAAATATGCCAGTTTAAAGGGGGCTGATCTTAGATATACCAATCTTCGGGATTCTGATCTTCGCTATGCCAATCTCCGCGATGCTGACCTCAACTGTACTTTTCTCAAGGGTGCTAATCTTAGCGATGCTGATTTGGGGGGGGCTTTATTGTTTTTTGTCAATTTACGCGAGGTTCTCAACCTTGAACCGCTACAACTCAAGGCAAAACCGTCACCGTTTTTATGTCACGCTGCGTTGCCGTATTATTCCCAGCAATACGCTTTGAATTCTAATGCAGCTTGCGATCGCATTCCCAAAATTCTCAGCGATCGTTACGATATTCCCCTCGAAGAAGCCCAAGAAATTGTCTCTGAAGCTCGACAACACTGCTGGGATTAAGGGATCTCAAATCGATAATGACCCAATAAAGATCCCAGCCGCTCACCAAGAACGTCTGGGCTTAGGGAGAAAAATAGTTTAAGGGAAGGAACGGCGAATTAATTTCAGGTCGCTTCAGTCAAAGATGGTCAATCGCGCAGCCACCGGAACAGATTGGAGTGCTGAAGCTTAAGCGCAGGCAGGATATTAGCTCATGGCTGAGTTGCTGCGGTCATAATTGAGGCTGGATGCTGAACTGGGCTTGCCTTGAATGGTGTTGGTGTATTGATTAGGGTCAAGATCGAGACCCATTTCGGAAGCGGTGCGACCGAGCATGGATTGCTGGCGATTGCGGATGTTTTGAGAGTGACGCATCATCATCGCACGGGCTTGATTTTGGGTATTCATGAGGATAAATCTCCAATCAGAAATAGGGTGAGTGAGAAAAAATGTAGGGTGGGGGTCAAGATGCGCTCTCCATCCCAGAGAGCGATCGCGACTAACTCATGGCTGAGTTGCTGCGGTCATAGCTGAGGCGCGAAGCAGAACTGGGTTTACCTTGGATGGCGTTGGTGTATTGATTGCTGTCCAGATCGAGACCCATTTCAGAAGCGGTGCGATCGAGCATGGATTGCTGGCGATTGCGGATGTTATGGGTGTGGCGCATCATCATTGCACGGGCTTGATTTTGAGTATTCATGGGGAACCTCCGAATGACTGAGAAGAATAGCGTTTGTGAGCGATTGCTTAGTCCTCACTCTTTTAATTTACCAGGTAGTTCTGTAACAATGGCTACAAAATTTCGTAAATTAACATTTATTCACAAAAAATATAATTTTCAGTTTAGATTTAAATTAGATTTAAAAATTCGCTGTTAGGGTGGATCATAGCGGCAGCCACAGGGTAAAACAGGTGCCGGGTGCGTCGGGATCGCTGTAAATGGGGCTTTGCAGTTCGATGTGGCCTTGCATTTGTGCGGTGAGTTCTTGGGCGATCGCTAACCCTAGCCCTGTACCGGGAATCTCGCCCTGGGCTTGAATTCCCCGATAGCGGCGATCAAAAATTCGGTTTTGATCCGCCGGGGGAATCCCCACCCCGGTATCCGCGATCGCAATCCCACATTGTTCAGCATTCCCCTGCATCCTCACCCGTACCTGTCCCCCATCGGGCGTATATTTCACCGCATTGTCCAACAGATTCCCCACCACTTCTCGCAACGCTGCCGCATCCACCCACACGGCGGGCCACAGATCCGGTGGATCAACATCAATTGTGATCTGACGTTCAGCGGCGATCGCCTGCGCGGACTCAACCAACGGCACCAAAAACGACGACAGCGGCACAGCTTCATAGTGCAGCGTCGTGGGGGGCGAAACCGAGTGGGATGAATTCTGCTCCGATGCGCCTGCCCGATGACTGGGTAACAAATAAGGCTGAGGACTCCCCGTTAACACCGGAGGCGGAGACTCCCACGCCGCGAGCCATTGATCAAACTGACGCAGCAACGCTTGAATATGATCGCTCTCCCGGAGCATATTTTCCGCCACGGGATAGTTGCGATCCTCCGGCAAAAGACGTTTTAAGAGCAACTTACTAAAGGTGCGCAGGGCTGTCATCGGATTGCGCAGTTGATGGAGGAGATCATCAAGGCGATCGCGCTGCTGCTGGAGTTGGTGATAATGATGGGTCAGTTTTTGTTGCGCTTGGCCATGTTGTTGATCAAGAAAACAGGCAATGGCCAGGGCTTGAGCACCCTGTTTAAACTGCCCCAGTTCCGCCGTTTGCCAAGCCTGGGTTTCCCGTCGGGCCACCAGCAATCCCATCACCAAACCCTGATGCAGCAAGGGAAAAATAACCTGCCGTCTGCCCCACAACACAGAATCTTGCCAAGGCGTAGAGCGGGATAGATCCGGCTCGATGACCGGTGGCGGCTGGGTGCTCGGTTCCGGGGTCGGGGCAACGTTAGAGGGGGAAGGATCGGGAGCAGAGGGAGCGATCGCCAAGGGTGCTGATGGCGTTGAGGCAGACGACGCACTGGGATATTCGGCCACCGGATGCAGTTGAGGTTGCAGCCCATCAATCCAGTTTTCCGTTAAATACACAGCGCACCAAGTTGCATGCAGGCTCTGAGCCAAAAGCGTCACTTGGGCTTGGCACAATTGAATAAATTCTGGACTAGCCGGAATAAGCATAGACACCGGAGAATTCGAGATGCGACAAGGGTGACCATGTCCTTCCTAGCAAACTAAGCGACATTTCTACAAAATGTTAAAGAAGAATAACAATCTTAGGGGACTATGCTAGATTCTTTAATAGTGAGCGCTGCAAAATATCGAGAAAACTGAATCAAGCACTCCACATCATGGGCAACGTCTAGTGCCATGACCCAGGGAAAAAAGGCTTAATCAAAAAAAGACATCAGCACTATTGATTTTTGGGTTTAGATTTGGTATGCTGTGCTCGAATTTTGTAGCTATAACTACAGTACACAATTGAGGTCAGGAGGTACTTAGATTGGCAAGGAAACGTAAACGGAAAAGCCGTCGCCGCCAAGAAGGACGTAAAATTCTAGAGTTAGTACCCCAGTATAATCTAGAAAGTGGCGAAGATAAACCAGTGACAGCAGCACGTAAGTTTATTGCCTCCCAGGGCATTACACCTCCCGCTGTTCTTGTCGTCCGCCGGAATGAGCACACCACTGATCGATACTTCTGGGCAGAAAAAGGGCTATTCGGCGCACAGTACGTCGAAGAAAACCACTTTCTATTTCCGAGTTTGCGGACGGTCGCACCCCACAATACTCAAGCAAAGGGCCCGACTAGCACAGCATTGAGTCAGTAATCACTGCCGCAACGCTTTTGCCAAATACCGTAGCTTTGTGAATGAAGCTTTCCCACTTTATCATGGCTTGGTAAAGTGGGACTCAAATTTGTTGGAGTGTATTTTGGTAATGGTTTCGCCGTGGGAAAGGGGCTGAAGCTAATGTGTTTGAGCGTATTTTGAATCGGGATTGGCGGCGATCGCCCCTAGACCCATTCCCCATTACGCTCAAGGTTAACGCACCTCATTTTTGATTCTGTAATCAATCATACCAATCCCCCCTCCGTGATCTAACGATTTCTCTAGGCAAGACAACGCCTGGATTCCGGTCTTCGGCAAGATATGCTTTACGAAAATAGTGCGGGAGTCTGAAAGCCTCGTCAATTGATTGCGGGGATGAAAGACGACACGAGCGACTTTAGTCGCCCTCCTTGGGCTAGTCGTGTTAGGCTACTATCTTGGATTTCAAACGTCCAGGAACTATCACAAGGCTAAAAACTGACAAGCCTGGAAGCAGTTAAGGGTAAGCAGGCAGCGTAATGAGTGGGCGGATTGCCCACTGCGTCATCCAATCTAACGATTGGGTCGCCTCGGAAGACTTGAATGTGAACGGGTTAGTCTGGAATCGGCATCGGGCTGAGTCGATAGTGAAGCGGGTTTGTCTCCTGCGCCTTGGACGAACTACCGTGGGGCACACGGAAAGTTATCCGCTTGGGGAGATTAGACCTCTGGCGGGGTTGGAGCAATCCGGCTCGGTTAAGTCCGGTCGATGAACCAAGAATCCCCGTCGCTGTCTTCGCGGGGAGTGTCAATAGACTGAAGTATTGTGAAATTATCCACCCTAGTTACGAGCAATTGCGTCACTATGCGAGGTTTTATTCAACGAGTACTAGCACTGAGTACCATTGTTGCGTTGCCGCTCACAACCTTTAGTGCCACAGCCAGCGAGGCATCGCGATATCGGCGCGAATACCAGCCCCGTGAATTTCAACAATGTGCCTTTGAGCTAAGTAGTGTCGAGGTTGTTGATGAGCAGGCTAAGGTCGCTTGTGCGATGGCCCTTGAACCCACGGACTTTTCCGGCTGTGTGGCGGAGATTGATACCTTTACTGACATTCCGGCTCAAAATGCCCTGTATGCCTGTTTTCGGGTGCGGCGACCGGTGGAACTGGCGGCATGTGTGGTGGACATTGATACCTATGTGATTAAACCCCAAGTGTCAGAGGTGGAGAATGTGAATGAAGTAGCGTTGTCTGCCCTTGATCATTGTCGGCGGAGTTTATTGCCCCTGCGTTACTCTGCCTGTGTGGTGGGACTGAGTGCAGAACTGTCCCTCAAACCGGAAAATGCGATCGCGTCTTGTCTGGATGCGGAAGACTTCCCCCGCGAAATCTATACCCCTGCGACGAACGATACCCTTGGTACGGATCTCTAAGCGAACGGTGTCTCGGTGGAGTGGGTGGTTGATCCTGTTGTGGGTGGCGGGTTGTAGTGGCGATCGCACCGCCCAACAGTGGTTTGCTCCCGATCCACAACTGCTCGATCAGGCCGAATCTCCTGCCGTTGCGCCCAGTCCTGCCGCTACGCCAACCCCCAATCCCAGCCCCACCCCCGCCGACAGCCCACCCCCGGCGGATGACATCGTAGATGACACGGTGAAACTGCCCCAAAGCTTCCCGGACGATGTGCCCCGCTACCCCCAAGCCGAACTTTTAACGGCCAGTTATCGCCTCGGTGTTGGCACAGGAGAAACCCTGTGGGAAGTGGCAGCGAATCCAGCACAGATTGCTCGCTTTTACCGTCAGTTTCTCCAAAATAAGGGCTGGACGGTGACGGAAGCCTTTCAAGCAGACCGTGCGACGTTAACAATGGCTCAGGGAGAGACCCAAATTACCCTCACCTTTCCGGAGGCGAATCGATTCCGGTTGGACTATCGCACGGCGGCGATCGCACCCTCCGATCCTCCCCCTGCGCCCAACCCCGAAAAACCGGTTGCCAACGCCGCCCTCCCGAATTTTGGGGAGGATTTGATCCAATTAGGCGCGATTCCCACCACATTTCAACCCGATGCCACCATTCCCCGCCGCACCTTTGCCCGCTGGCTGTTGACCACCCATAACCGCATCTACCGCGATCGCCCCACGAAACAAATCCGCTCCGCCACCCCTAGCAGCCAGCCCATTTTCGCCGATGTGCCCACCAGCGACCCGGATTTTGCGATCATTCAAGGTCTCGCTGAAGCGGGAATGATTCCCTCGCGCCTCAGCGGTAGCGATGTCACCCTATTTCAACCCGATGCCCCCTTAAGCCGTGAAACACTGCTGCTGTGGAAAGTCCCCCTCGATCAGCGCACAACGCTACCCACCGCATCCCTACAAAATGTGCAGCAAACCTGGGGTTTTCAAGACAGCGACCAAATTAACCCCGCTGTGTTTCCGGCTCTGTTGGCCGATTATGACAATGGCGATCGCGCTAATTTACGCCGCGCCTTTGGCTATACAAAATTACTACAACCGAAAAAAACAGTCACCCAGGGCGAAGCCGCCGCCGCTTTGTGGTCTTTCGGGTTTCAGGGGGAAAGCATCACAGCTTCAGAAGCGATCGCCCGTCCCAATGCGGCCACATCCTCAACTTCACCCCCTCCATAGTAGAGATGATCCACCCCAATTAGAATTTAGTGAGAATTTAGTGAGAATTTAGCCCCGTTAAGTTCAGAAATCAGACAATACAAAAAAATAGCCCTTTTGCGTAAATCCGGCCCATCTTTCACGGCTTTTTCACAACTTTACCCTAGTCTAAATCAATAGGGAGCGAGACAGACGATGTAACCCAATCCAACCGATTACACTGCCTGTCCTCGATATTACCCTGACTGATGGACTATCACCCTCTAGCTGACCCTAGAGGGTTTTCTTCATGATCAATGCGGTGCATTGATGGTGCTTGATCGCATGTGTTGGGTAGAATTTAGACCATTTTTTCACTGCATTGAATTCAGGGTAGTTTATTAAACTAAAGTTGGGGGGAGGGTCTAGAGAGTTTGGCGGCGGATTGGGTGAGACGGCGTTTGAGGGTGAGGGATTCGCGTTGGTAGGAATGGGCGAGATCGTGGTTGCCGAGGGTGTGGTGAACTTTGCTGAGGTTGTTGAGAGCGACGGCTTCCCCGAAGGTGTCTGCGAGGGTTTGCTTGAGGGTAAGGGCTTGCTGATAGGCGGCTAAGGCTTCGGGATATTGGTGCAATTGAAAATGACTGTTGCCGATGCCACTCCAGGCGATCGCTTGATAACGATCTTGGTGATTGTGTTGGCTGAGGGTGAGGAGGTCTTGATAGGTTTGGAGGGAGGTGCTGTACTGGCGGCAGCAGTAATGGGCATTGGCAAGGCCCACCAAAACATCGTACAGGCGCGGATCAGGGGTGGGGTCACTGCTGGCGGTCTGGCGGTAGTTTTGGTAGTGCTCGATCGCGCTGCTGTAGTCGTGGAGGGCATCATAGGCTTGGCCGAGGAGGAAGAGGAGGTCTTGAGCGCCCTGGTGGGCTTGGATGCTGTGGCGCATGGTGAGCGATCGCTGATAGCAGGCGATCGCCACCTCGTATTGGCCAAGGGCATAGTACGCCTTACCAAGATTCAGCAACGACTGAGCTTCTCCAAGGCGATCGCCAATCGACTCCGCCAACAGGAGATGCTTCTCAAAATGATCCACCGCCAACTTCATCGCCAACCGATATTCCCCCTGGGAATGATGAGTGACCGTGACTAACCGTTCAGGCGCGTGGCAGGTTTCCGGTTCAATGGCTTGCCAGTCGCCGCTTTCACGCTGAACCACCAGGGACTGTTGATAATGCTCGATCGCCTGCTGATATTGACCCAAGGACTGCAACGCCACGCCCAAATTACTTAAAACATTGGCTTCCCCTTGAAAGTCGCCAATTTCCTGATACAACCCCAGCGCCTGCTGCCAGGTTTTCAACGCCACTTTAAACTGACTGGTTTGGTAATATTCCACGCCCTGACGAAAGAGGCGATCGGCATCTTGCTTAGTCTTCAACTGAATCACGGCATCCGATGGTTTGACGGTTAGCAAGGGATGATGTTGGAGGGTCGTCAGTAACGATTTGAGGCGGTGCAACTGAGGGTAAGAGGGGTCAGTACTAAGGTGTTGCGATCGCTCCTGAATCATCTGAGCTACCGTATCCACCAACTCCCAATCTATCAACTCTGACTGAGTCGCCAGCCACTGAGCCTCTGTCCCGATCGGACAGCGCAAGAGTTGTTCAATCAGTTCGAGGTAAGCCTGATAACGATCTTGATTCATACGACCTAGCCAATTTCCCCCGCTCCTTCACTGTACTGCCTTCCGTGGGAAATAACGTCCGCAGTCCCCCTGAACTGGAATGCTACTGCGATCGCATCATAGCTAAAAAAGAGAGCCTTATAAGCTCTCTCTCGTTATTAAGCGGGTAACGCGATTCGAACGCGCGACATTCACCTTGGCAAGGTGACGCTCTACCACTGAGCTATACCCGCAATTTATTTAATTCAGACTTTTACCAGTATGGAAAAAATCGGAGCGAATGTCAAGATAGAAATCAAAAAAGTTGATAACCCTCAACCCATCAGCCCCCCACAGACCTACACCACATCCGTCGCCGCCACTGGCAACGCCGTCGGTAGCTCAAACCCCGCGCCATTCTGCTGAATTTGACGCATCAAACTCGCCATCTCCAGCGCACTCATCGCGTAGTTCCAGCCTAAATTACTCTTAATCCCAGCCCGTTCCAACGCTTGGGGCATCGTATCCGTCGTGAGAATGCCAAAAATAACCGGCACACCCGTTTGAAAACTAGCCGCCGCGATCCCCTTCGCTGCTTCCCCCGCCACATAGTCAAAATGTGGCGTATCGCCCCGAATCACCGCCCCCAGGCAAATCACCGCATGGTAACGCCGCGACGCTGCCACCTGACGCGCCACCATCGCAATCTCAAAACTCCCCGGCACCCAAAAATAATCTGTTTCTGCACCGTGGGGATTCGTATCAACGCCGTGACGCTGAAGACAGTCTTGGCAACCGGCCAGCAGTTTACTGGTCACCATATCGTTAAAGCGACCAATCACGATCGCAATGCGGAGCGAACCCGGCTCCGTTGTAAAGTTGCCTTCAAATACAGCCATGAACTTTGAGTAAAAGGACGAGTGAATAACGACGACAGACCAGGAAGAAATGAACGATCAGACATCACCTCTTCCTGCTGCGGGGCAATCAACCGGGGGGAATCAACTACACCACAAAAAAGTTAAGAACACCCACGACAACCACCAGGATCAGCCATAGACCGGAACTGAGATAGATCAATTGTTTGGATTGATCCCAGTTTTGGGGGGTGGCATAGGCGACGGGAACGCCGACAACCATCAGGAAAGACAGAGCGACTAAGGCGAGTAAGGCAATTTGGAACAGGATAGCCATGAGTTGAGATCTCCCAGTACAGCAATGGATTGAGGTTAAGAATGCCGGTGACGTTTTCCCTGTTGCATAACATGGAATTTTGGGTTTAAGCGGTGATGCCGGACGGGACTCGGCCAGGGTTCACCTCACCCAATGGGCTACGTCTTGCCCATGGATCGCGCTCCCACTTCAAAGATTGGATATCGATCAGGGGGTTAAGCCCCTTGTTGCTCAGGGTTGAGCGTTCCTCAATGAAATGAGATTGCGATGTCCTGATGATCAAAAAATAATATCAGTCTTTTTTTTGTGACAGGTGCATTAAAAAAGTCCTGTTTAGTACGCTATCAAATCGTGACCATTCTGGGAAGGGGTTAAGGGGCGCAGGGGAGACGCGGGGCGGCCTTGGCTGGGCTTTCTTCTCTAGGCAAGCGGCGGGGGAAATGGGGGGTTAGGACTGCCGATGTTGGAGGATGAATTCGGCGATCGCTAAGTCCATCGGGGTGGTGATTTTGAGGTTACTTTCTTCCCCTGGCACGATTTGCACGGGCAGATCGCATTGTTCAAACAGAGCCGCATCATCGGTGACTTCCCAGCCGAGGGATTTACCGCGATCGTGGCAGGTTTTGAGGGTGGCGACGGCGAAGCCTTGGGGGGTTTGGGCGGCCCAGAGGGTGCTGCGGTCGGGGGTGTGGGTGACCTGCTGGCTGTCGTTGACGATTTTGATCGTGTCTTTGACGGGGATGGCGGCGATCAGACCGGGGCAGGTGCGCAGGGCGATCGCACAGCGATCGAACAAGTCCGGCGTGGCTAAACACCGCGCCCCATCGTGAATCAAGACCCATTGCGCGGTTTCCGGCAGGGCTTGTAGGCCGTTATACACCGAGGCTTGGCGGGTGTCGCCGCCGACGATGAAGTGAACGGGTTTGGTGAGGTAGAGATCGGCGAGGATTTGCTCAAAGGCGGGGAAGTCGTGGGGCTGGCCAATCAAGCCGATCCAGGTGATCTGTTCAGATTGTTCAACGGCTTGGAGCGTCCAGGCGAGGAGGGGTTTTTGGGACAGGGTGAGGAGGAGTTTATTGCGATCGCCCCCCATTCGTTTACCCAAGCCAGCAGCCGGAATCAAAAGATGCATAGGGTGTTTCCACAGGTCTAAATGCGTCTAAGAGTCTATCATTTTGCGTTCAATTCCTGGCGATCGCGCCTCGCCAGGGAGTCAGGACGGCCAACGACACCGATATTAAGACTGATATCAATGAGGATGGGCGGTTCGCGTTGAATGGGGACATTTTTGGTTAAAATTGAACTCGATCCCATACGCGCGGTTTAGTGGAGATGCGAATATTAGCCCTCGTTCCTGGTGGAATTGGTGACCAAATCCTATTTTTTCCCACCTTGGCGACCCTCAAGCAAGCCTATCCCAACGCGGAGATCGATGTGTTGGTAGAGCCTCGCTCCAAGTCAGCCTATCGGGTCTGTCCCTCGGTGCATGATGTCTTGCTGTTTGACTACAAAGACCGGAATAGCCTGGCAGACTACCTCAATTTGCTGGGGATTATCCGCGATCGCGAATACGATGCCGCCCTCGCCCTCGGCCAACGGCTCGCAGTGGGCGTGCTGCTCTGGCTCAACGGCATCCCGAAACGAGTCGGCTACCACAGTGACAAATCGTGGTTTCTCACCGATACCGTTCCCCTCAAACCGGAGCAATACGCGGCGTTGATGTATCACGACCTCGTCCAAGGGTTTGGCCTCCAAACCCCCTGTCCGCCCCTGAGCGTTGCTGTCCCGAAAACAGACATTGACTGGGCCGAAGCCGAGCAACAACGGCTGGACCTTAAAGGCAGTGGCTACATCATAATCCACGGTGGATCGAGCCAATTGGCCCTCACCAAAGGCATTAACAAAATTTATCCGGTGCAACAGTGGCTCAACGTCGTTCACGATATTCAAGCCAAGCAGCCCAATGTGCCGATCGTCCTGCTCCAAGGCCCCGATGATGGGCAGTGGGTGCAAGACATGATCAAAGGTGCGGGGGATCTGCGAGTGGCAACACCGCCGGACATTGGTAAATTGGCAGCGATGATTGCTGGGGCGAACCTGATGCTCTGTACCGACAGTGCGCCGATGCACCTCTCTGTGGCGGTGGGAACCTATACGATCGCCCTCTTTGGGCCCACGAACGCGGCGAAACTGCTGCCCCAGAGTGACCAAGCGATCGCGATTCAATCTCCCAGTGAGGCGATCGCCGACATCGCCCCCGTCACCATCTTAGAAACGATGTGGAATGCCTAAGCCAGCGGTTTTTCTCGATCGTGACGGCGTGCTCAACATCGAGCGGGGCTACCTCCACCGCGTCGAGGATCTAGACCTGATTCCCGGCGTGGCCCAAGCGGTGCGCCAACTGAACGACGCGGGTATTTTCTGCTGTCTCGTCTCCAACCAAGCCGGCCCCGCCCGCGACTACTACCCCATCGCCCACATCGAAGCCCTCCACGATCGCCTCGTCACCCTCCTCAAAACCGAAGCCAACGCCCACCTCGACGCGCTCTACTACTGCCCCTACCTCAGCCCCCCCGCCGGAGGAGTCAACCCAGAGTTTGCCTATTGGGGGACGTGGCGCAAACCCAACACCGGGATGCTCGTCGCGGCTGCCTGGGATCATGACCTCGATCTCCAGGGCAGTTTTATGGTGGGCGACAAAGCCACGGATATTGACCTCGCCCGGAATGCCGGGGTTCACGGTATCCTCGTTCAAACTGGGTACGGGACTCAAGTCCTCTCCGGAACCTACCAACACCATGCCCAACCGGACTATCTCGCCCAGGATTTACCCGACGCGGTGCAGTGGCTCTTGCCGCGCTTCAGCCATACCGAGGCCAAAAGTATCTCTATCTAGAGAATGAGACTGACAGGGTGAAACGACTTTCCCCAGAGAGATGTCATGGTTTGCCTAAAACCGTTACGGTATGGGAACCAGATTTCACCCGGAACGCCTTGTCAACTCTTATGTCTCCGTCTCTCTGTTTAACCTCGGTGGAGCAACTGCTTCGCACTTTGCCTCATTTGGTTTGGTTGGCCGATGCCCAAGGGATGGTGACGGCCTGTAATCCGCAATGGACAGACTACACGGGACAAGGTGAAGCGGATTTGCTCCTAGAACCCTGGTGGCAGGGAGTGCATCCCCAGGACTGCGATCGCGCCCGCACCGCTTGGCATCACACCCTCAACACCCAAACCCCCCACCAGAGCCAACTCCGACTCCGCCACCGCACCAGTAATCAATACATCACCACCCTCTGGCACGCCGCACCCCTCTACAACGATCAACAGATCCTCACCGGCTGGCTCAGTACCTTCACCCCCTCCCCCACGATCACCCAACTGGAAACCCGGCTGCGAGCCGTCGAGGAACGCTACCAACTCCTCACCGACCGCTCCAGCGACCTGATCACCAGCTACACCCCAACAGGTCAATACCTCTACGCCTCCCCCGCCAGTCAAGCCCTCCTCGGTTATGACCCCTCCGAACTCGTCGGCCAATCCATTTACGACTTCTTCCACCCCGAAGACCTCACCACCCTCCGCCACACCTACAGCGACACCCTCCCCCAAACCTCCACCTACACCTACCGCATCCGCCGCAAAGACGATACCTACATCTGGTTTGAAACCACCAACCAGGTGATCAAAACCCCCGACGGGGCGACGATTCGGGAAGTGATCGCCATTTCGCGAGACATCACCGAACGGAAACAGGCGGAACTGGAAATTTTGCGCGTCAACCAGGAACTAGAATCACGGGTCAATGAGCGCAATGTTCAACTCGACACGATTAACCGCCTCTATCATTCGGTGTTGACCAGTATTGAAGAGGTGATTTTCCAAACCGACACAACAGGACGCTGGATTTTTCTCAGTTCGCCCTGGAAAGCGATTACGGGCTACACCGTCGAGGAAACCCTCAACAGTTCATTTTTAGAGTATGTCTTTACCCAAGAGGATCGCGATCGCCTCACGGATTTATTTCAATCCCTCCTCCTCCGAGAGCGCGAATCCTTTGCATACGAGTTTCGTTTTCCGACGAAAAACCGAAATTTTCGCTGGCTGGAATTATATGCTCAACTGCACCAAGACAGTGCTGGGCATATACTCGGAACCTGTGGCGCGATCAACGATGTCACGCCCCGAAAACAGGTCGAAGCGGTGCTCAAATCGAGGGCCGATCAGCTCAACCAGCAGCGGGAGCAGATCGAGCAACAAAACCAAGCACTCATGCAAGCCTCACAATTA
Coding sequences within:
- a CDS encoding PAS domain-containing hybrid sensor histidine kinase/response regulator, encoding MSPSLCLTSVEQLLRTLPHLVWLADAQGMVTACNPQWTDYTGQGEADLLLEPWWQGVHPQDCDRARTAWHHTLNTQTPHQSQLRLRHRTSNQYITTLWHAAPLYNDQQILTGWLSTFTPSPTITQLETRLRAVEERYQLLTDRSSDLITSYTPTGQYLYASPASQALLGYDPSELVGQSIYDFFHPEDLTTLRHTYSDTLPQTSTYTYRIRRKDDTYIWFETTNQVIKTPDGATIREVIAISRDITERKQAELEILRVNQELESRVNERNVQLDTINRLYHSVLTSIEEVIFQTDTTGRWIFLSSPWKAITGYTVEETLNSSFLEYVFTQEDRDRLTDLFQSLLLRERESFAYEFRFPTKNRNFRWLELYAQLHQDSAGHILGTCGAINDVTPRKQVEAVLKSRADQLNQQREQIEQQNQALMQASQLKSQFLATMSHELRTPMNAIMGFSQMLMLQQYGPLSPRQVDMVERIFNNSQNLLTLLNEVLDFSKIEAGYWDVNFQCFDSERLLKGTVDELRSLAQKKNLPLQVNITTQNPQIVSDQNCLRRLVINLLSNAIKFTDQGQVTVTLRDKTPNILQIEVQDTGIGIAAADHEVIFEAFRQVDQTLTRKHPGTGLGLAIVKSLVQMMHGTITIASQPGEGSTFTVDLPRDRPDPPVESLTAWSESEL
- a CDS encoding D-glycero-alpha-D-manno-heptose-1,7-bisphosphate 7-phosphatase, giving the protein MPKPAVFLDRDGVLNIERGYLHRVEDLDLIPGVAQAVRQLNDAGIFCCLVSNQAGPARDYYPIAHIEALHDRLVTLLKTEANAHLDALYYCPYLSPPAGGVNPEFAYWGTWRKPNTGMLVAAAWDHDLDLQGSFMVGDKATDIDLARNAGVHGILVQTGYGTQVLSGTYQHHAQPDYLAQDLPDAVQWLLPRFSHTEAKSISI
- a CDS encoding glycosyltransferase family 9 protein, translated to MRILALVPGGIGDQILFFPTLATLKQAYPNAEIDVLVEPRSKSAYRVCPSVHDVLLFDYKDRNSLADYLNLLGIIRDREYDAALALGQRLAVGVLLWLNGIPKRVGYHSDKSWFLTDTVPLKPEQYAALMYHDLVQGFGLQTPCPPLSVAVPKTDIDWAEAEQQRLDLKGSGYIIIHGGSSQLALTKGINKIYPVQQWLNVVHDIQAKQPNVPIVLLQGPDDGQWVQDMIKGAGDLRVATPPDIGKLAAMIAGANLMLCTDSAPMHLSVAVGTYTIALFGPTNAAKLLPQSDQAIAIQSPSEAIADIAPVTILETMWNA